A stretch of Chloracidobacterium validum DNA encodes these proteins:
- a CDS encoding type I-MYXAN CRISPR-associated endonuclease Cas4/Cas1, which produces MTSLDASTPLTRVMALHALNYCERLFYLEEVEEIRLADDRVYAGRRLHQQDITEGIETLTYEIESEDWGIRGKVDAVRYRDGSLVAYEHKKGRSNRRQAWESDQLQVIAYCALLAEATGKAISEGRIHYHADNVTVRVPFDESARMELRAAVARANALRQTTDRPPLTEDSRRCKRCSLAPVCLPEEERFASTEQRETQMDSAASPSQAPPRLFPEREERRVLHITEPGSQVERAVEQLVVKFPDRPAICFPGRDIATIVLHGPTQITTQALHYCAANGIAVQWLTGGGNFVAALSVGAPGVQRRHRQYAALSDPDFRLNLARRLALAKVENQLRYLLRLTRPSSGSADLSGEARAELVASNLARMRQALAQLSKAETFDAIRGYEGQAGQAYFEVLARLVQVDEFRFSGRSRRPPRDRFNALLSFFYALAHKDCLAALLSVGLEPAFGFLHTPRSPAHPLALDLLELFRVLLADMPVLGSVNRRQWDTQADFIVTPHKVWLSLEGKRKALSIYEERKQETWKHPVLRYSLSYQRTIELEARLLEKEWTGKPGLFARMRLR; this is translated from the coding sequence ATGACATCGCTCGATGCTTCTACGCCACTCACGCGCGTGATGGCGCTGCATGCGCTCAACTACTGCGAACGACTGTTTTACCTTGAAGAAGTCGAAGAAATTCGCCTGGCCGATGACCGTGTGTACGCCGGCCGCCGGCTGCACCAGCAGGACATCACAGAAGGGATCGAAACCCTTACCTATGAAATCGAAAGCGAGGACTGGGGTATTCGCGGCAAGGTGGACGCCGTGCGTTACCGTGACGGCTCGCTGGTTGCTTACGAACACAAGAAGGGACGCTCAAATCGCCGCCAGGCGTGGGAAAGCGACCAACTACAAGTGATTGCCTACTGCGCGCTCCTTGCGGAAGCAACCGGGAAGGCCATTTCCGAAGGACGTATCCATTACCATGCTGACAACGTGACGGTGCGCGTACCGTTCGACGAGTCCGCGCGGATGGAACTCCGGGCAGCCGTTGCGCGGGCTAATGCGTTGCGTCAAACCACAGACCGTCCGCCCTTGACTGAAGACTCGCGTCGGTGCAAGCGCTGCTCCCTCGCGCCAGTATGCTTGCCTGAAGAAGAACGCTTTGCCAGCACAGAGCAACGAGAAACCCAAATGGATAGCGCGGCAAGCCCATCCCAAGCACCGCCGCGTCTTTTTCCCGAACGCGAGGAACGTCGCGTCTTGCACATCACTGAACCAGGCAGCCAAGTTGAGCGCGCAGTTGAGCAACTTGTGGTCAAGTTCCCAGACCGCCCGGCCATTTGCTTCCCCGGACGTGACATTGCCACCATCGTTCTGCACGGCCCAACGCAAATCACGACTCAGGCGTTGCACTACTGTGCGGCCAACGGCATTGCCGTCCAGTGGCTGACGGGTGGCGGTAACTTTGTTGCTGCCTTGAGCGTGGGCGCGCCGGGCGTCCAGCGGCGGCATCGGCAATACGCGGCCCTCTCCGATCCTGACTTCAGACTCAACCTTGCCCGTCGCCTCGCTCTGGCCAAGGTCGAGAACCAACTTCGCTATCTTTTGCGTCTGACCCGACCTTCTTCGGGTAGCGCTGACCTAAGCGGCGAAGCACGCGCGGAGCTGGTCGCATCCAACCTAGCGCGGATGCGGCAGGCGCTGGCCCAGCTTTCCAAAGCCGAAACCTTTGATGCCATCCGCGGTTATGAAGGACAAGCCGGGCAGGCCTACTTTGAGGTGTTAGCCCGACTCGTTCAGGTAGACGAGTTTCGTTTTTCTGGCAGAAGTCGGCGTCCGCCGCGTGACCGCTTCAACGCCCTGTTGAGTTTCTTTTATGCGCTCGCGCACAAGGATTGTTTGGCCGCCCTACTGTCCGTCGGGCTTGAACCTGCGTTTGGGTTCCTGCACACGCCACGCAGCCCAGCCCATCCGCTGGCGCTTGACCTTTTGGAGCTGTTCCGGGTTCTTTTAGCGGACATGCCCGTTCTGGGGTCTGTCAATCGCAGGCAGTGGGATACACAAGCCGACTTCATCGTAACGCCTCACAAAGTCTGGCTCTCACTCGAAGGCAAGCGCAAGGCATTGAGCATCTACGAGGAACGCAAACAAGAAACCTGGAAGCATCCGGTCTTGCGTTACTCACTTTCGTACCAGCGCACGATTGAACTCGAAGCCCGCCTGCTTGAAAAGGAATGGACTGGCAAACCAGGTCTGTTTGCGCGGATGCGACTTCGCTGA